A window from Kovacikia minuta CCNUW1 encodes these proteins:
- a CDS encoding sigma-70 family RNA polymerase sigma factor, with amino-acid sequence MTQANDVLEIDLLGNTSDDLPESELGFFIDEDDRDDSLDASVDEDGKPGKARSTRRRTQAKKKHYTEDSIRLYLQEIGRIRLLRADEEIELARKIADLLELERVRDRLCDRMSSNPQDIERDLELWANEVDQPLPKFRRRLHEGRRAKEKMVQSNLRLVVSIAKKYMNRGLSFQDLIQEGSLGLIRAAEKFDHEKGYKFSTYANLVDSAGNYTGDRRSIPYHPPSRSPL; translated from the coding sequence ATGACCCAGGCCAACGACGTACTCGAAATCGACCTCTTAGGCAATACTTCCGACGACCTACCTGAAAGTGAGTTGGGGTTCTTCATTGATGAAGATGATCGAGACGATTCTCTAGATGCTTCTGTAGATGAGGATGGTAAACCTGGTAAGGCCAGGTCTACTCGACGCCGGACTCAGGCAAAGAAGAAGCACTACACCGAAGACTCTATTCGGTTATATTTGCAGGAAATTGGTCGGATTCGATTACTGCGAGCCGATGAAGAAATTGAATTGGCTCGTAAGATTGCTGACCTGCTTGAGCTTGAGCGTGTTCGAGATCGCCTCTGCGATCGCATGTCATCCAATCCTCAAGATATCGAGAGAGATTTGGAGCTATGGGCGAACGAGGTTGACCAACCTCTACCGAAGTTTCGCCGTCGGCTGCATGAAGGGCGTCGAGCGAAAGAGAAGATGGTGCAATCCAACCTGAGGTTGGTGGTGTCTATCGCCAAGAAGTATATGAATCGGGGATTGTCTTTCCAAGACCTGATTCAAGAAGGTAGTCTGGGCTTGATTCGTGCCGCTGAGAAATTTGATCACGAAAAAGGATACAAGTTCTCTACCTATGCCAACTTGGTGGATTCGGCAGGCAATTACACGGGCGATCGCAGATCAATCCCGTACCATCCGCCTTCCCGTTCACCTCTATGA
- a CDS encoding sigma-70 family RNA polymerase sigma factor, translating into MPTWWIRQAITRAIADQSRTIRLPVHLYETISRIKKTTKLLSQEMGRKPTEEEIATRMEMTIEKLRFIAKSAQLPISLETPIGKEEDSRLGDFIESDGETPEDQVSKNLLREDLENVLDTLSPRERDVLRLRYGLDDGRMKTLEEIGQLFNVTRERIRQIEAKALRKLRHPNRNSVLKEYIR; encoded by the coding sequence ATGCCAACTTGGTGGATTCGGCAGGCAATTACACGGGCGATCGCAGATCAATCCCGTACCATCCGCCTTCCCGTTCACCTCTATGAAACGATTTCTCGGATTAAGAAAACCACCAAGCTACTCTCGCAGGAGATGGGACGCAAACCCACTGAAGAAGAGATTGCGACCCGAATGGAAATGACCATCGAGAAGCTCCGGTTTATTGCGAAGTCTGCCCAATTACCGATCTCTTTAGAAACTCCCATCGGGAAGGAAGAAGATTCTCGCCTGGGTGATTTCATCGAATCCGATGGAGAAACCCCTGAAGATCAGGTTTCTAAGAATCTATTACGGGAAGATCTGGAGAATGTCCTTGACACCCTTAGCCCCCGTGAACGCGATGTTTTGAGGCTGCGTTATGGGTTGGATGATGGGCGGATGAAGACGTTGGAAGAGATCGGTCAACTCTTCAACGTCACCCGTGAGCGTATTCGCCAGATTGAAGCGAAAGCACTGCGTAAGTTGCGTCACCCTAACCGTAACAGCGTGCTTAAGGAGTACATTCGCTAG
- a CDS encoding photosystem I reaction center protein subunit XI: MADPRNAELIKPYFDDPFIGHLSTPISDSAFTRTFIGNLPAYRKGLSPILRGLEVGLAHGYFLIGPWVKLGPLRDSDVSALGGLISGIALILIATACLSAYGLATFKDEEAVEADAAQSTSLKPTRFSKSLQSAEGWSQFAGGFFVGATGGAFTAYLLLANFNVVDSIFRGLVN; the protein is encoded by the coding sequence ATGGCAGATCCGAGAAATGCGGAGCTTATTAAACCCTACTTTGACGATCCTTTCATTGGGCACCTTTCAACCCCAATTAGTGACTCAGCATTCACCAGAACCTTTATTGGTAACTTGCCCGCCTATCGCAAGGGGCTTTCTCCCATTTTGCGTGGCTTAGAGGTAGGTTTGGCACACGGCTACTTCTTGATCGGACCCTGGGTTAAACTCGGTCCTCTACGTGACTCAGATGTTTCTGCCCTCGGTGGACTCATCTCAGGTATCGCTCTTATCCTGATTGCAACCGCGTGTTTGTCTGCCTATGGGCTGGCAACATTTAAAGATGAAGAAGCTGTTGAAGCCGACGCTGCCCAGTCTACCAGCCTAAAGCCAACCCGCTTTAGCAAATCGTTGCAATCAGCAGAAGGCTGGAGCCAATTCGCGGGTGGATTTTTTGTTGGTGCTACCGGGGGCGCTTTCACTGCCTACCTCCTGTTGGCAAACTTCAACGTTGTAGATTCCATCTTCCGGGGTCTTGTGAACTAA
- the hisS gene encoding histidine--tRNA ligase — protein sequence MGLIQALRGTRDILPAEIGYWQWVESNARGILSRAAYQEIRTPIFEQTDLFERGIGEATDVVGKEMYTFKDRGERSLTLRPEGTAGAVRAYIEHGFAAQGGVQRLWYCGPMFRYERPQAGRQRQFHQIGVEVLGSPSPRADAEVIAIATDVLQTLGLKDLSLNLNSIGNPDDRQRYREALVAYLTPYKGDLDIDSQDRLTRNPLRILDSKDGRTQAILQNAPSILEHLNPNSKQRFDQVQELLTQLGIRFEINPRLVRGLDYYTHTVFEIQSTDLGAQATVCAGGRYDGLVSELGGPETPAVGWAIGLERLIILLQQQQAVVGSKTDFYLVSKGEAAESQALVLAQALRQKGFTVELDLSSSAFGKQFKRADRSGAVACLILGDTEAETQTVQLKWLGTGEQESIAQSDLLTKPDELRQQIVDHTLTPNT from the coding sequence ATGGGTTTAATTCAGGCGTTACGAGGAACACGAGATATTCTACCTGCTGAAATCGGCTACTGGCAGTGGGTAGAATCCAATGCCCGTGGCATTTTAAGCAGAGCTGCTTACCAGGAAATCCGCACTCCCATCTTTGAGCAAACCGACCTGTTTGAACGGGGCATTGGCGAAGCTACCGACGTGGTTGGCAAAGAGATGTATACCTTCAAGGATCGGGGGGAACGCTCCCTCACCCTGCGACCAGAAGGAACCGCAGGAGCAGTACGGGCATACATCGAACATGGTTTTGCCGCCCAGGGCGGTGTACAGCGCCTCTGGTATTGTGGACCCATGTTTCGCTACGAGCGCCCCCAGGCAGGGCGGCAGAGACAGTTTCACCAGATTGGGGTAGAAGTGTTGGGCAGCCCCTCTCCTAGAGCGGACGCGGAAGTCATCGCGATCGCCACAGATGTCCTGCAAACCCTGGGTCTCAAAGATCTGTCCCTTAACCTTAATTCAATTGGCAATCCCGACGATCGCCAACGCTACCGGGAAGCCCTCGTAGCCTATCTCACTCCATACAAGGGGGATCTGGACATTGACTCTCAAGATCGGCTCACCCGCAACCCTCTAAGAATTCTAGACAGCAAAGATGGGCGGACTCAAGCCATTCTGCAAAACGCTCCCAGTATTCTAGAACACCTGAATCCCAATTCGAAGCAGCGGTTTGATCAGGTTCAGGAGCTGCTGACCCAGCTAGGAATTCGCTTCGAAATTAATCCTCGGCTGGTGCGGGGGCTTGACTACTACACCCATACCGTTTTTGAAATTCAATCCACAGATTTGGGGGCACAGGCAACAGTTTGTGCAGGTGGTCGCTACGATGGTCTGGTGTCAGAGTTAGGAGGACCAGAGACACCAGCGGTTGGCTGGGCGATCGGGTTAGAACGCCTGATTATTCTGTTGCAACAGCAACAGGCTGTTGTTGGTTCAAAAACCGATTTTTACTTGGTTTCAAAGGGAGAGGCAGCCGAATCTCAGGCGCTTGTGCTGGCACAGGCTCTCCGTCAAAAAGGATTCACCGTAGAGCTAGACTTAAGCAGCAGTGCCTTCGGAAAACAGTTCAAACGTGCCGATCGCAGTGGTGCCGTTGCCTGCCTGATCCTGGGAGATACCGAGGCAGAAACCCAAACGGTGCAACTGAAATGGTTAGGGACAGGCGAACAGGAATCGATCGCCCAATCTGACCTCTTAACCAAACCAGACGAACTCCGCCAACAAATTGTGGACCATACCCTGACCCCTAACACCTGA
- the pedR gene encoding photosynthetic electron transport-dependent transcriptional regulator PedR, giving the protein MAGGDFQAQGPLSERELQVIELVAAGLTNQEIAEKLEISKRTVDNHISNILTKTETDNRVALVRWALQWGKVCIDDVNCCPLPNVRNEASS; this is encoded by the coding sequence ATGGCTGGTGGCGATTTTCAGGCGCAGGGTCCTCTTTCTGAGCGAGAACTGCAAGTTATTGAACTGGTAGCCGCTGGCTTAACGAACCAGGAAATTGCTGAAAAATTAGAAATCAGCAAGCGCACAGTGGATAACCACATCAGTAACATCTTGACCAAAACTGAAACGGACAATCGGGTTGCACTGGTGCGGTGGGCACTGCAATGGGGCAAAGTCTGTATTGATGATGTCAACTGTTGCCCGCTGCCCAACGTTCGCAATGAAGCGAGTTCGTAA
- a CDS encoding DUF6737 family protein, translating into MTVSEKPVSPWSYKPWWCQPWSIALTGIVLIVGSWWLLKTVWVTVLVAIPVLTWMGFFLLLWPRLMMQSGLLDGFNEWESGIVNQEPEVRSQESEGGNDSKF; encoded by the coding sequence ATGACAGTTTCCGAAAAACCTGTTAGTCCCTGGTCTTACAAGCCGTGGTGGTGTCAGCCCTGGTCGATCGCCTTGACTGGGATTGTTCTGATTGTCGGTAGTTGGTGGTTACTCAAAACGGTGTGGGTAACCGTTCTGGTGGCAATTCCGGTATTGACGTGGATGGGATTTTTTTTACTGCTTTGGCCCCGGTTAATGATGCAGAGTGGGTTGCTAGATGGTTTCAATGAGTGGGAATCAGGAATTGTGAATCAGGAACCAGAAGTGAGGAGCCAGGAGTCAGAAGGAGGTAACGATTCTAAATTTTGA
- a CDS encoding glycerophosphodiester phosphodiesterase family protein, translating to MPDFDVQGHRGARGLRPENTLAAFKYAIGLGVTTLELDTGISADGVLVVCHDPVINPLLCLSGRGERLPDKAQYRLKDLTVAEIQSFDCGSLNPDPIRFPAQMSVPGARIPTLQQVFDLGEAQNPLIRYNIESKINPLRPWETASPEMFAEKLVGLIEQNHLTSRATIQSFDWRVLKQVKRLNSDIQTSALVLHSQTSSTLEGFVGASPFLAGLDFSDHQGKYDGVITVNRFH from the coding sequence TTGCCAGACTTTGATGTGCAAGGACATCGGGGAGCGCGGGGTTTGCGTCCAGAGAATACGCTGGCTGCGTTTAAGTATGCGATCGGGTTGGGGGTCACGACCCTGGAATTGGATACGGGGATCTCGGCGGATGGTGTACTGGTTGTCTGTCATGATCCAGTCATTAATCCCTTGCTGTGTCTCAGTGGCAGGGGCGAGCGCTTACCGGATAAGGCTCAATACAGGCTGAAAGACTTGACTGTGGCAGAAATCCAATCCTTTGACTGCGGTAGCTTGAATCCAGACCCAATCCGCTTTCCCGCACAGATGTCCGTTCCAGGTGCCCGTATTCCTACTTTGCAACAGGTGTTTGACCTGGGTGAAGCCCAAAACCCCCTGATTCGCTACAACATCGAGAGTAAGATAAACCCTCTACGCCCCTGGGAAACTGCGAGTCCAGAAATGTTTGCGGAGAAGTTGGTCGGGCTGATTGAGCAGAATCATTTAACATCACGAGCGACCATTCAATCCTTTGATTGGCGCGTGTTAAAGCAAGTCAAACGGTTGAATTCTGACATTCAGACCTCTGCCCTGGTGCTGCATAGCCAAACGTCGAGTACATTAGAGGGATTTGTAGGGGCATCCCCATTTCTGGCGGGATTGGATTTTAGCGATCATCAAGGCAAATATGATGGCGTTATTACAGTCAACCGGTTTCATTGA
- a CDS encoding glycerophosphodiester phosphodiesterase — MYSPNFESLLPESQMFLQSVQDLKQAGFTIVPWTVNDEAAMRQLIILGVDGLITDFPDRLLNLLQFLGLT, encoded by the coding sequence GTGTACTCTCCTAACTTCGAGAGCTTGCTGCCGGAGTCTCAGATGTTCCTGCAATCGGTTCAGGATTTGAAACAGGCAGGGTTTACGATCGTCCCCTGGACGGTTAATGACGAGGCAGCCATGCGACAGTTAATCATTCTGGGAGTGGATGGTTTAATTACAGACTTTCCCGACAGATTGCTGAACCTGCTGCAATTCCTGGGATTAACATAG
- a CDS encoding protein phosphatase 2C domain-containing protein, which yields MHNDPVTIYCPNPLCQAPNPESHRFCYQCRTPLPKRYLWVAGKVESLRPGELLADRYWVKRDRIVLDTKPGLLPDSPDEISETIEAYLRLSPYQPHVPQIYGSIRLRQGISAVDVLLLEQAPIYPEGIVPSPSSDSLEGQLMPELASVWKGSSALRQLHWLWQIAQLWQPLSIQNVASTVLRPELLRTEGGTLRLLELRTDGKKNPSLADLAEVWQHWRSAAQPLIADFLAKLVQQMQQGQIKSAEQVVAVLDQALAVCGQTQSRQIQIVTQTDQGPSRQRNEDACYPPSGSVLAIANPGRGGTGSATGTAGSFSASPIAAPLVVVCDGIGGHEGGDVASSSAIAVIQQKLQRISLPTTHPDVLVAQLEQAVLAANDVISQRNDSESRQERQRMGTTLVMALIHGHELYLAHVGDSRAYQITRTGCHQVTMDDDLASRETRLGYSLYREALQQQGSGSLVQALGMGPSNLLHPTVQRFVLDEDCLFLLCSDGLSDNDRVEEYWQTELLPVVEGKVDVAVAAQRLVVIANSQNGHDNVTVGLIYCRVSPGDRSLRSAPLDVSLATPPPLANRVMGTDPEEDSSYVAPPTFRTQIVKQRDTSNPFFKTLGIGTVLVMAGVLAYFLALRLRPESTAPTALQSPSPEPSASVPTPPSPPVASSQSLLTVGTLVQVNRSTPPGDPQANSIALLTEPTGATASPGTAIADVIPVGTTLQVIRKQELPTRGTWLQLKVCSAPGQKAAITQTVQPGQIGWVEEAAIAPLVVQETALTPGQLGSCGNTPSSSEERIEPR from the coding sequence ATGCATAACGACCCAGTTACGATATACTGCCCCAATCCCCTGTGTCAGGCTCCGAATCCAGAGAGCCACAGGTTTTGCTACCAGTGTCGCACCCCCCTCCCCAAACGATATCTGTGGGTGGCGGGGAAGGTGGAATCCCTACGTCCGGGTGAGTTGTTGGCGGATCGATATTGGGTCAAGCGCGATCGCATTGTATTAGATACAAAACCAGGGTTGCTGCCAGATTCCCCGGACGAAATTTCAGAGACGATTGAAGCTTATCTCAGGCTCTCGCCCTATCAACCGCACGTCCCCCAGATATATGGGTCGATCCGCTTGCGTCAGGGGATCTCGGCGGTAGATGTTTTGTTGTTAGAACAGGCTCCCATTTACCCAGAGGGCATTGTACCCAGCCCATCGTCAGATTCGTTGGAAGGGCAGTTAATGCCAGAACTGGCATCCGTCTGGAAAGGGAGTAGTGCGCTACGACAGCTACACTGGCTGTGGCAAATTGCCCAACTTTGGCAACCGCTCAGTATTCAGAACGTTGCTTCAACGGTGTTACGTCCAGAATTGCTGCGCACAGAAGGGGGAACCCTTCGGTTGCTGGAGTTGCGGACAGATGGCAAAAAGAATCCATCCCTGGCGGACCTGGCAGAGGTGTGGCAACACTGGCGATCAGCAGCACAACCATTAATTGCGGATTTTTTGGCAAAACTGGTGCAGCAGATGCAACAGGGGCAAATTAAAAGCGCTGAACAGGTCGTTGCCGTTTTGGATCAAGCTCTCGCCGTTTGCGGTCAGACTCAATCTCGCCAGATTCAAATTGTGACTCAGACCGATCAGGGTCCCAGTCGTCAGCGCAATGAAGATGCTTGCTACCCCCCAAGCGGATCGGTTTTAGCGATCGCCAATCCGGGTAGGGGCGGAACTGGTTCGGCAACAGGCACAGCGGGTAGTTTTTCAGCATCTCCTATAGCGGCACCACTAGTAGTGGTCTGTGATGGGATTGGAGGGCACGAGGGAGGAGATGTTGCCTCTAGTTCGGCGATCGCGGTGATTCAGCAAAAACTGCAACGAATTTCCTTGCCCACGACCCATCCCGACGTGCTTGTGGCTCAGTTAGAACAGGCAGTGTTGGCTGCGAACGATGTAATTAGCCAGCGGAATGATAGCGAGTCCCGCCAGGAACGGCAACGGATGGGTACCACGCTTGTGATGGCGCTGATTCATGGGCACGAGCTTTACCTGGCGCATGTGGGAGATAGCCGCGCCTACCAGATTACTCGCACCGGATGTCATCAGGTAACGATGGATGATGATCTGGCATCCAGGGAAACACGGTTAGGGTATTCCCTTTACCGGGAGGCGCTCCAACAGCAGGGTTCTGGCTCCCTAGTGCAGGCGTTGGGCATGGGACCGTCAAACCTGTTGCATCCAACCGTACAGCGGTTTGTTTTGGATGAGGATTGCTTGTTTTTATTGTGTTCGGATGGGTTGAGTGATAACGATCGGGTTGAGGAGTACTGGCAAACCGAGTTGCTCCCCGTTGTGGAAGGCAAGGTTGATGTTGCGGTTGCTGCCCAGCGATTAGTCGTCATTGCAAATAGCCAGAACGGGCATGATAACGTCACGGTCGGGTTAATTTATTGTCGAGTCAGTCCGGGCGATCGCTCACTTAGGTCTGCCCCACTGGACGTATCCCTGGCAACCCCACCCCCTCTTGCTAATAGGGTGATGGGCACCGATCCTGAAGAGGACTCCTCCTATGTTGCTCCTCCAACATTCAGAACTCAAATTGTTAAGCAGAGAGACACTTCCAATCCATTCTTCAAAACTTTGGGAATCGGGACTGTTTTAGTGATGGCAGGTGTGTTGGCTTACTTTTTAGCCCTCAGACTACGCCCTGAAAGTACTGCTCCCACAGCGCTACAATCCCCCTCTCCGGAGCCGAGTGCCTCAGTTCCGACTCCCCCTAGCCCCCCCGTTGCCAGTTCCCAATCTTTGTTGACCGTTGGAACATTGGTTCAGGTCAACCGTTCAACACCGCCAGGAGATCCCCAGGCAAACTCGATCGCCCTTCTGACTGAACCCACTGGGGCAACCGCTTCACCAGGAACAGCGATCGCAGACGTAATTCCGGTGGGTACTACTTTACAGGTAATTAGAAAGCAAGAACTCCCAACCAGAGGCACCTGGCTTCAGCTTAAAGTTTGCTCCGCTCCAGGGCAAAAAGCTGCCATCACACAAACGGTGCAACCAGGGCAAATTGGTTGGGTTGAAGAAGCGGCGATCGCCCCCCTGGTTGTTCAAGAAACTGCCCTCACCCCCGGCCAATTAGGTAGCTGTGGCAACACCCCATCATCATCAGAAGAGAGAATCGAACCGAGATGA
- the tatA gene encoding twin-arginine translocase TatA/TatE family subunit, with amino-acid sequence MFGLGWPEVAIIVIVAIVIFGPKKIPELGGTLGKTLRGFKEGLSKSEEDQETQDEEYRG; translated from the coding sequence ATGTTTGGTTTAGGTTGGCCCGAAGTGGCAATTATTGTGATTGTGGCGATCGTCATTTTTGGACCCAAGAAAATTCCAGAATTGGGTGGCACACTAGGAAAAACACTGCGTGGCTTTAAGGAAGGTCTGAGCAAATCAGAGGAAGATCAGGAAACGCAGGACGAGGAGTATCGAGGTTAG
- a CDS encoding 5-formyltetrahydrofolate cyclo-ligase: protein MMGKAELRKTLLKTRQSLPIETWREKSLQLCSHLQTASRFAEAKTILAYFSIRQEPNLDSLFALPKTWGFPRCVGKSLIWHVWSSQYSLPLQPGAYGILEPHPDAPMLEPDQVDLILVPAIACDLRGYRLGYGGGFYDRLFSSLEWENKPTVGIVFDFARLPSLPSDPWDQPLEAVCTETGFFFTSSEPE, encoded by the coding sequence ATGATGGGCAAAGCAGAGCTACGGAAGACCCTCCTTAAAACCCGCCAATCCCTACCGATCGAAACCTGGAGGGAAAAAAGCCTTCAGCTCTGTAGCCATCTACAAACGGCCTCCCGATTTGCCGAAGCGAAAACAATTCTTGCCTACTTCAGCATCCGACAGGAACCCAATCTAGATTCCCTGTTTGCCCTCCCCAAAACCTGGGGCTTTCCGCGCTGCGTTGGCAAGTCCCTGATTTGGCATGTCTGGTCATCCCAATACTCCCTTCCCCTTCAGCCCGGTGCTTACGGAATTTTGGAACCGCACCCGGATGCTCCGATGCTGGAGCCAGATCAGGTGGACTTGATTCTGGTGCCCGCGATCGCCTGCGACCTACGAGGCTACCGCCTGGGTTATGGGGGTGGGTTTTACGATCGCCTGTTCAGTTCATTGGAGTGGGAAAATAAACCAACGGTCGGGATCGTATTTGACTTTGCCCGCCTCCCCTCCCTCCCAAGCGACCCCTGGGATCAGCCCCTGGAAGCGGTTTGCACTGAAACTGGGTTCTTTTTCACCTCTTCCGAACCAGAATGA
- the gmd gene encoding GDP-mannose 4,6-dehydratase translates to MTQHKRALITGITGQDGSYLSEFLLEKGYEVHGIIRRTSTFNTDRIDHIYEDPHNQDARLFLHYGDLTDGTTLRRILEEIQPIEIYNLGAQSHVRVSFDSPEYTVDSVGMGTLRLLEAIRDYQQRTGIQVRFYQAGSSEMFGKVQEIPQKETTPLYPRSPYACAKVYAHWQTVNYRESYDLFACNGILFNHESPRRGETFVTRKITRAIARIVAGRQKKLFMGNLDAKRDWGYAKDYVKAMWLMLQQEAPDDYVVATGETHSVREFLDIAFGYVNLNWQDYVEFDERYLRPAEVELLIGDPTKAQEKLGWQPSVTFDQLVHLMVEADLKALGLIPLNGHVVQTVNDHATIRQSVGSSMS, encoded by the coding sequence ATGACACAACACAAACGAGCACTGATTACCGGAATCACAGGTCAAGATGGATCGTATCTGAGCGAATTTCTGTTGGAGAAAGGCTACGAGGTGCATGGAATTATCCGGCGCACCTCTACCTTTAATACCGATCGCATCGATCACATCTACGAAGATCCCCACAATCAAGATGCTCGGCTGTTTCTGCACTATGGTGACCTGACCGATGGCACCACGCTTCGCCGCATTCTGGAGGAAATCCAGCCGATCGAGATTTATAACCTGGGTGCCCAATCCCATGTTCGCGTCAGCTTTGATTCCCCAGAATATACTGTTGATTCTGTGGGGATGGGCACGCTTCGCCTGCTAGAAGCCATTCGCGACTACCAGCAACGCACGGGAATTCAGGTTCGCTTCTACCAGGCAGGCTCATCGGAAATGTTTGGGAAGGTGCAGGAAATTCCCCAAAAGGAGACAACGCCCTTATATCCCCGCAGTCCCTATGCCTGTGCCAAGGTCTACGCCCATTGGCAAACCGTGAATTATCGGGAGTCCTATGATCTGTTTGCCTGTAATGGCATTTTGTTTAACCACGAGTCTCCCCGTCGGGGCGAAACCTTTGTTACCCGCAAGATCACACGGGCGATCGCTCGCATCGTTGCCGGACGGCAAAAGAAACTGTTCATGGGAAACCTGGATGCCAAGCGGGATTGGGGTTACGCCAAGGATTATGTCAAGGCGATGTGGCTGATGCTGCAACAGGAAGCACCCGATGACTACGTGGTTGCCACGGGCGAAACCCATTCGGTGCGAGAATTTCTGGATATTGCCTTTGGTTACGTTAATCTCAATTGGCAGGACTATGTGGAATTTGACGAACGCTACCTGCGTCCTGCCGAGGTGGAATTACTCATCGGTGACCCCACCAAAGCACAGGAGAAGTTGGGTTGGCAACCCTCCGTCACCTTCGACCAATTGGTTCACTTGATGGTAGAAGCCGACCTGAAAGCCCTGGGATTGATCCCCTTGAATGGGCACGTTGTCCAGACAGTTAATGACCATGCCACCATTCGCCAGAGCGTGGGAAGTTCCATGTCCTAA